One segment of Pogoniulus pusillus isolate bPogPus1 chromosome 26, bPogPus1.pri, whole genome shotgun sequence DNA contains the following:
- the EIF4G1 gene encoding eukaryotic translation initiation factor 4 gamma 1 isoform X3 produces the protein MNKAPQPTGGAPTAPHPAPSPGLPQPTFPPGQTAPVVFNPAPTSQMNTPSQPRQFPAGPRAIHQQGGFRSLQHFYQNRAQPPASASRVPSNTTARPGPPTHVYQAASQVMMIPSQISYTPSQGAYYIPGQGRSTYVVPTQQYPVQPGAPSFYPGASPTEFGTYAGAYYPAQGVQQFPAGVPTAQVIVSQQPPIPPKRERKTIRIRDPNQGGKDITEEIMSGARTSSTPTPPQAGSSLEPQANGETSHVAVIVRPDDRPKPALVVSKPVCLEPSKSASPSPPPPLIPEVEPVVLSEVTVMAVEPPVDVDTKVELGEAPPDPHKTFSAITTVPGPVDLPLVPTPVMDTVAVEEEEEVAISLPEPAPQAPVLPEVPLVPIVSSVPIVPSMPAVPLVPAVPSPPPVVPQAPEAPAKPASPSPPPPREEPCPEPPAEPAAEANGVLEEASEPVPEVPVCQPVSAPVPVPTLDSPIAQPEELSLPNGVEGTRKAEPSEEQPLSDVSPISEPEEPAQPGTPASPPAEEEEEEEESEGPCEAQERSSSPTPAPSQTSEATAQVAVSVPKKKRRMKELNKKEAVGDLLDAFKESQISDSASETENKPPASTPAREVEDAAPARPQEESEETWEEKEDKLAPEKGKNADQKYRYKEEQWKPLNPEEKKRYDREFLLGFQFIFASMQKPEGLPQITDVVLDKANKTPLRALDPIRLSGMNCSPDFTPSFANLGRPVMGNRGLPSGLGPRRSQQSQRKEPRKIIAAVSLNEDVKLNKAEKAWKPSSKRASEEEDPENIKTQELLRRVRSILNKLTPQMFQQLMKQVMELSIDTEERLKGVIDLVFEKAISEPNFSVAYANMCRCLMGLKVPTTDKPTVTVNFRKLLLNRCQKEFEKDKDDDEIFEKRQKEMDDASAPEEKARMKDELEEARDKARRRSLGNIKFIGELFKLKMLTEAIMHDCVVKLLKNHDEESLECLCRLLTTIGKDLDFEKAKPRMDQYFNQMEKIIKEKKTSSRIRFMLQDVIDLRRNSWVPRRGDQGPKTIDQIHKEAEMEEHREHIKVQQLMSKDKRRGPPGPSSSSGRGSLVADDGWNTVPISKGNRPIDTSRLTKITKPGSIDSNNQLFAPGGRLSWGKGSSGGSGTKPADSASDSGRPATSTLNRFSALQQSTPAESMESRHVVQRSSSSRDRSEKAGDRGDRESRLEKGSDRLERPDRGERADRNRSSFTKRSFSKETEDRSREREKQTGPEAVRKAASMTEERDRSREGVKQESASPAASHKPALSEEELEKKSKAIIEEYLHINDMKEALQCVQELGSPSLLYIFVQNGIESTLERSTISREHMGVLLCQLVKAGTLSKEQYYKGLREILEIAEDMEIDIPHIWLYLAELITPILQEEGIPMEELFREITKPLVPIGKATTLLVEVLGLLCKSMSQKTVGKLWRDGGLSWKEFLPEDQDVNKFVTEQKLEYTMGDSSDMPSHKELTSEELCKQMDKLLKENPNNQRIHDWIEANLSEQQVSSNTFIRALMTSVCHSAIIFENPYRVDAMVIRSQAKLLQKYLRDEQKELQALYALQALVLKLDQPPNLLRMFFDALYDEDVIKEEAFYKWESSKDPSEQQGKGVALKSVTAFFTWLREAEDESDNN, from the exons ATGAACAAAGCTCCACAGCCCACAGGAGGAGCCCCAACAGCCCCACACCCTGCCCCTTCTCCCGGACTGCCGCAG CCGACATTCCCTCCCGGTCAGACGGCACCTGTGGTTTTTAACCCGGCACCGACCTCACAAATGAATACGCCTTCTCAGCCACGCCAG TTTCCAGCAGGGCCTCGGGCTATTCACCAGCAG GGAGGATTCAGGTCTCTTCAG CATTTCTACCAGAACAGGGCGCAGCCTCCTGCCAGTGCGTCCCGTGTGCCGAGTAACACaacggcccggcccggccccccTACCCATGTGTATCAGGCTGCTTCCCAGGTGATGATGATACCCTCCCAGATATCCTACACACCTTCCCAAGGAGCCTATTACATTCCTGGACAG GGTCGCTCCACTTACGTCGTCCCAACCCAACAGTACCCGGTCCAGCCTGGCGCCCCTAGTTTTTACCCTGgagccagccccacagagtTTGGGACTTACG cggGTGCTTACTACCCAGCACAGGGGGTGCAGCAATTTCCAGCGGGGGTCCCCACTGCTCAAGTCATTGTGAGCCAGCAGCCACCGATTCCCCCAAAACGAGAACGCAAGACG ATCCGGATACGAGACCCCAACCAAGGGGGCAAAGACATCACTGAAGAAATCATGTCCGGAGCAAGGACCTCATCCACCCCAACCCCTCCGCAG GCTGGAAGCAGTTTAGAGCCCCAAGCCAATGGAGAGACCTCCCATGTAGCTGTTATTGTCCGACCTG ATGACCGCCCGAAGCCTGCGCTGGTGGTGAGCAAGCCTGTCTGCCTGGAGCCCAGCAAGTCGGCATCCCCGtcgcctccccctcccctcatcCCTGAGGTGGAGCCTGTGGTGCTTTCAGAAGTGACAGTGATGGCGGTGGAGCCCCCCGTGGATGTGGACACTAAAGTGGAGCTGGGCGAGGCGCCGCCCGACCCGCACAAGACGTTTAGCGCCATCACTACAGTGCCAGGGCCTGTGGATTTGCCCCTTGTGCCCACACCTGTCATGGACACGGTggctgtggaggaggaggaagaagttgccatttccctcccagagcctgccccacaggCACCTGTGCTCCCCGAGGTGCCACTGGTGCCCATTGTCTCCTCTGTGCCCATTGTCCCCTCCATGCCAGCCGTGCCCCTGGTGCCGGCCGTGCCGTCACCACCACCCGTTGTACCACAGGCCCCTGAAGCACCTGCCAAACCTGCTTCCCCCAGCCCACCGCCACCCCGGGAAGAGCCCTGCCCCGAGCCTCCTGCTGAGCCCGCAgctgaggccaatggggtctTAGAAGAGGCTTCTGAGCCGGTCCCTGAGGTGCCCGTGTGCCAGCCAGTGTCCGCACCAGTGCCCGTGCCCACCCTGGACTCTCCCATTGCCCAACCTGAAGAGCTGTCCCTACCCAATGGAGTGGAGGGCACCAGGAAAGCAGAGCCGAGTGAGGAGCAGCCTCTGTCAGATGTCAGTCCCATCTCAGAGCCTGAGgaaccagcccagcctggcacccctgCCTCCCCAccggcagaggaggaggaggaagaggaggagagtgaAGGTCCCTGTGAGGCCCAGGAGCGGAGCTCAAGCCCGACCCCTGCCCCTTCGCAGACCTCGGAGGCGACTGCACAAG TCGCCGTGTCGGTGCCAAAGAAGAAACGAAGGATGAAGGAGCTGAACAAGAAGGAGGCAGTAGGCGATTTGCTGGATGCCTTTAAAGAG TCTCAGATCAGTGACAGTGCCTCGGAGACGGAGAACAAGCCCCCAGCATCCACCCCTGCCCGTGAAGTGGAGGATGCGGCCCCTGCCCGTCCACAGGAAGAATCAGAGGAGAcatgggaggagaaggaggacaaGCTggccccagagaagggcaagaatgCTGACCAGAAGTACCGCTACAAGGAAG AGCAATGGAAGCCACTGAACCCTGAGGAGAAGAAGCGATATGACCGGGAATTCCTGCTGGGCTTCCAGTTCATCTTTGCAAGCATGCAGAAACCTGAGGGGCTGCCCCAGATCACGGATGTGGTGTTGGACAAG GCCAACAAGACCCCACTGCGGGCACTAGACCCCATCCGCCTCAGTGGCATGAACTGCAGTCCTGACTTCACCCCTTCCTTCGCCAACCTTGGCCGGCCTGTCATGGGCAACCGGGGCCTG CCTTCAGGGTTGGGTCCTCGCcgctcccagcagagccagaggaagGAACCCCGCAAAATCATTGCTGCTGTGTCCCTCAATGAGGATGTCAAACTAAACAAGGCCGAGAAGGCCTGGAAACCCAGCAGCAAGCGTGCCTCTGAGGAGGAGGATCCTGAGAACATTAAGACGCAG GAACTGCTCCGCCGTGTCCGCAGCATCCTCAACAAGCTGACGCCACAGATGTTCCAGCAGCTGATGAAGCAGGTGATGGAGTTGTCCATTGACACGGAGGAGCGACTCAAGGGTGTCATCGACCTCGTCTTCGAGAAGGCCATCTCGGAGCCAAACTTCTCTGTTGCCTATGCTAATATGTGCCGTTGCCTTATGGGG CTCAAGGTGCCCACAACAGACAAGCCCACAGTGACTGTGAACTTCCGCAAACTGCTGCTCAACCGCTGCCAGAAGGAGTTTGAGAAGGACAAGGACGATGATGAGATCTTTGAGAAGCGGCAGAAGGAAATGGACGACGCCAGTGCT CCCGAGGAGAAGGCACGCATGAAGGACGAGCTGGAGGAGGCGCGGGACAAGGCTCGAAGGCGATCCCTGGGTAACATCAAGTTCATTGGAGAACTCTTCAAACTGAAGATGTTGACAGAAGCCATCATGCATGACTGTGTGGTGAAGCTGCTCAAAAACCATGATGAGGAGTCTCTTGAGTGCCTTTGCCGCCTGCTTACCACTATTGGCAAGGACTTGGATTTTGAGAAGGCCAAG CCTAGAATGGACCAATACTTCAATCAGATGGAGAAGATCATCAAAGAGAAGAAGACATCATCCCGAATCCGTTTCATGCTGCAGGATGTGATTGACCTCAGACGG AATAGCTGGGTACCACGGCGAGGAGACCAGGGCCCCAAAACCATTGACCAGATCCACAAGGAAGCAGAAATGGAGGAGCATCGGGAACACATTAAAGTGCAGCAGCTCATGTCAAAGGATAAGAGGAGAGGACCCCCTGGGCCATCCTCCAGCA GTGGACGTGGGAGCCTAGTTGCAGATGATGGCTGGAACACGGTGCCTATCAGTAAGGGCAACCGACCCATTGACACCAGCCGGTTAACAAAGATCAccaag CCTGGATCCATTGACTCCAACAACCAGCTTTTTGCGCCGGGTGGGCGACTGAGCTGGGGCAAAGGTAGCAGTGGAGGATCTGGCACGAAGCCTGCAGATTCAG CATCTGATTCAGGGCGACCAGCCACGAGCACCTTGAACCGATTCTCAGCGCTCCAGCAGTCAACGCCAGCTGAGAGCATGGAGTCTCGCCATGTGGTACAGAG gagcagctccagccgtGACAGATCAgagaaggctggggacagaggagaCCGGGAGTCCCGtttagagaagggcagtgacCGCTTGGAGCGTCCTGACCGGGGGGAGCGAGCAGATAGGAACAGGTCTTCCTTCACCAAGAGGAGCTTCAGCAAAGAGACAGAGGACAGGAGCCGAGAACGAGAGAAGCAGACTGGCCCCGAGGCTGTGCGCAAGGCTGCTAGCATGACAGAGGAACGGGACAGGAGCCGAGAGGGCG TTAAGCAAGAGTCTGCATCTCCTGCAGCATCCCATAAGCCTGCACTGTcagaagaggagctggagaagaaatcCAAGGCGATCATAGAGGAGTACCTGCATATCAATGACATGAAG GAGGCCCTGCAATgtgtgcaggagctgggcagccccTCCTTGCTCTACATCTTCGTGCAGAACGGCATTGAGTCCACGCTGGAGAGGAGCACCATCTCCCGTGAGCACATGGGAGTCTTGCTGTGCCAGCTGGTGAAGGCAGGCACGCTCTCCAAGGAGCAGTACTACAAAGG gctgcggGAGATCCTAGAGATTGCAGAAGACATGGAAATTGACATCCCACACATATGGCTGTACCTGGCTGAGCTCATCACACCCATTCTGCAAGAGGAAGGCATCCCCATGGAGGAACTGTTCAG AGAAATAACAAAGCCTCTGGTGCCCATTGGGAAGGCCACCACGCTGCTGGTTGAGGTGCTGGGCTTGTTGTGCAAGAGCATG AGCCAGAAGACTGTAGGCAAGCTCTGGCGGGATGGAGGTCTGAGCTGGAAGGAATTCCTGCCTGAAGACCAGGATGTCAACAAATTTGTCACAGAGCAG AAATTGGAGTACACAATGGGGGACAGCTCAGACATGCCAAGCCACAAGGAGCTAACCTCAGAGGAGCTGTGCAAGCAAATGGATAAACTGCTGAAGGagaacccaaacaaccaaagaaTACACGATTGGATTGAG GCCAACCTGAGTGAGCAGCAAGTCTCATCCAACACGTTTATCAGGGCCCTGATGACATCTGTGTGCCACTCAGCCATCATCT TTGAGAACCCCTACCGCGTGGATGCCATGGTCATCCGCAGCcaagccaagctgctgcagaagtaCCTGCGGGATGAACAGAAGGAGCTCCAAGCACTCTATGCCCTGCAAGCATTGGTGTTGAAGTTGGATCAGCCTCCCA ACCTGCTGCGGATGTTCTTTGATGCCCTTTATGATGAGGACGTCATCAAGGAGGAGGCTTTCTACAAGTGGGAGTCCAGCAAGGACCCatctgagcagcagggcaaaggggTGGCTCTGAAATCAGTGACAGCCTTTTTCACCTGGCTTCGGGAAGCAGAGGATGAGTCCGACAACAACTAA
- the EIF4G1 gene encoding eukaryotic translation initiation factor 4 gamma 1 isoform X2, with protein MNKAPQPTGGAPTAPHPAPSPGLPQPTFPPGQTAPVVFNPAPTSQMNTPSQPRQFPAGPRAIHQQGGFRSLQHFYQNRAQPPASASRVPSNTTARPGPPTHVYQAASQVMMIPSQISYTPSQGAYYIPGQGRSTYVVPTQQYPVQPGAPSFYPGASPTEFGTYAGAYYPAQGVQQFPAGVPTAQVIVSQQPPIPPKRERKTIRIRDPNQGGKDITEEIMSGARTSSTPTPPQAGSSLEPQANGETSHVAVIVRPDDRPKPALVVSKPVCLEPSKSASPSPPPPLIPEVEPVVLSEVTVMAVEPPVDVDTKVELGEAPPDPHKTFSAITTVPGPVDLPLVPTPVMDTVAVEEEEEVAISLPEPAPQAPVLPEVPLVPIVSSVPIVPSMPAVPLVPAVPSPPPVVPQAPEAPAKPASPSPPPPREEPCPEPPAEPAAEANGVLEEASEPVPEVPVCQPVSAPVPVPTLDSPIAQPEELSLPNGVEGTRKAEPSEEQPLSDVSPISEPEEPAQPGTPASPPAEEEEEEEESEGPCEAQERSSSPTPAPSQTSEATAQVAVSVPKKKRRMKELNKKEAVGDLLDAFKESQISDSASETENKPPASTPAREVEDAAPARPQEESEETWEEKEDKLAPEKGKNADQKYRYKEEQWKPLNPEEKKRYDREFLLGFQFIFASMQKPEGLPQITDVVLDKPCVPSQANKTPLRALDPIRLSGMNCSPDFTPSFANLGRPVMGNRGLPSGLGPRRSQQSQRKEPRKIIAAVSLNEDVKLNKAEKAWKPSSKRASEEEDPENIKTQELLRRVRSILNKLTPQMFQQLMKQVMELSIDTEERLKGVIDLVFEKAISEPNFSVAYANMCRCLMGLKVPTTDKPTVTVNFRKLLLNRCQKEFEKDKDDDEIFEKRQKEMDDASAPEEKARMKDELEEARDKARRRSLGNIKFIGELFKLKMLTEAIMHDCVVKLLKNHDEESLECLCRLLTTIGKDLDFEKAKPRMDQYFNQMEKIIKEKKTSSRIRFMLQDVIDLRRNSWVPRRGDQGPKTIDQIHKEAEMEEHREHIKVQQLMSKDKRRGPPGPSSSSGRGSLVADDGWNTVPISKGNRPIDTSRLTKITKPGSIDSNNQLFAPGGRLSWGKGSSGGSGTKPADSGRPATSTLNRFSALQQSTPAESMESRHVVQRSSSSRDRSEKAGDRGDRESRLEKGSDRLERPDRGERADRNRSSFTKRSFSKETEDRSREREKQTGPEAVRKAASMTEERDRSREGVKQESASPAASHKPALSEEELEKKSKAIIEEYLHINDMKEALQCVQELGSPSLLYIFVQNGIESTLERSTISREHMGVLLCQLVKAGTLSKEQYYKGLREILEIAEDMEIDIPHIWLYLAELITPILQEEGIPMEELFREITKPLVPIGKATTLLVEVLGLLCKSMSQKTVGKLWRDGGLSWKEFLPEDQDVNKFVTEQKLEYTMGDSSDMPSHKELTSEELCKQMDKLLKENPNNQRIHDWIEANLSEQQVSSNTFIRALMTSVCHSAIIFENPYRVDAMVIRSQAKLLQKYLRDEQKELQALYALQALVLKLDQPPNLLRMFFDALYDEDVIKEEAFYKWESSKDPSEQQGKGVALKSVTAFFTWLREAEDESDNN; from the exons ATGAACAAAGCTCCACAGCCCACAGGAGGAGCCCCAACAGCCCCACACCCTGCCCCTTCTCCCGGACTGCCGCAG CCGACATTCCCTCCCGGTCAGACGGCACCTGTGGTTTTTAACCCGGCACCGACCTCACAAATGAATACGCCTTCTCAGCCACGCCAG TTTCCAGCAGGGCCTCGGGCTATTCACCAGCAG GGAGGATTCAGGTCTCTTCAG CATTTCTACCAGAACAGGGCGCAGCCTCCTGCCAGTGCGTCCCGTGTGCCGAGTAACACaacggcccggcccggccccccTACCCATGTGTATCAGGCTGCTTCCCAGGTGATGATGATACCCTCCCAGATATCCTACACACCTTCCCAAGGAGCCTATTACATTCCTGGACAG GGTCGCTCCACTTACGTCGTCCCAACCCAACAGTACCCGGTCCAGCCTGGCGCCCCTAGTTTTTACCCTGgagccagccccacagagtTTGGGACTTACG cggGTGCTTACTACCCAGCACAGGGGGTGCAGCAATTTCCAGCGGGGGTCCCCACTGCTCAAGTCATTGTGAGCCAGCAGCCACCGATTCCCCCAAAACGAGAACGCAAGACG ATCCGGATACGAGACCCCAACCAAGGGGGCAAAGACATCACTGAAGAAATCATGTCCGGAGCAAGGACCTCATCCACCCCAACCCCTCCGCAG GCTGGAAGCAGTTTAGAGCCCCAAGCCAATGGAGAGACCTCCCATGTAGCTGTTATTGTCCGACCTG ATGACCGCCCGAAGCCTGCGCTGGTGGTGAGCAAGCCTGTCTGCCTGGAGCCCAGCAAGTCGGCATCCCCGtcgcctccccctcccctcatcCCTGAGGTGGAGCCTGTGGTGCTTTCAGAAGTGACAGTGATGGCGGTGGAGCCCCCCGTGGATGTGGACACTAAAGTGGAGCTGGGCGAGGCGCCGCCCGACCCGCACAAGACGTTTAGCGCCATCACTACAGTGCCAGGGCCTGTGGATTTGCCCCTTGTGCCCACACCTGTCATGGACACGGTggctgtggaggaggaggaagaagttgccatttccctcccagagcctgccccacaggCACCTGTGCTCCCCGAGGTGCCACTGGTGCCCATTGTCTCCTCTGTGCCCATTGTCCCCTCCATGCCAGCCGTGCCCCTGGTGCCGGCCGTGCCGTCACCACCACCCGTTGTACCACAGGCCCCTGAAGCACCTGCCAAACCTGCTTCCCCCAGCCCACCGCCACCCCGGGAAGAGCCCTGCCCCGAGCCTCCTGCTGAGCCCGCAgctgaggccaatggggtctTAGAAGAGGCTTCTGAGCCGGTCCCTGAGGTGCCCGTGTGCCAGCCAGTGTCCGCACCAGTGCCCGTGCCCACCCTGGACTCTCCCATTGCCCAACCTGAAGAGCTGTCCCTACCCAATGGAGTGGAGGGCACCAGGAAAGCAGAGCCGAGTGAGGAGCAGCCTCTGTCAGATGTCAGTCCCATCTCAGAGCCTGAGgaaccagcccagcctggcacccctgCCTCCCCAccggcagaggaggaggaggaagaggaggagagtgaAGGTCCCTGTGAGGCCCAGGAGCGGAGCTCAAGCCCGACCCCTGCCCCTTCGCAGACCTCGGAGGCGACTGCACAAG TCGCCGTGTCGGTGCCAAAGAAGAAACGAAGGATGAAGGAGCTGAACAAGAAGGAGGCAGTAGGCGATTTGCTGGATGCCTTTAAAGAG TCTCAGATCAGTGACAGTGCCTCGGAGACGGAGAACAAGCCCCCAGCATCCACCCCTGCCCGTGAAGTGGAGGATGCGGCCCCTGCCCGTCCACAGGAAGAATCAGAGGAGAcatgggaggagaaggaggacaaGCTggccccagagaagggcaagaatgCTGACCAGAAGTACCGCTACAAGGAAG AGCAATGGAAGCCACTGAACCCTGAGGAGAAGAAGCGATATGACCGGGAATTCCTGCTGGGCTTCCAGTTCATCTTTGCAAGCATGCAGAAACCTGAGGGGCTGCCCCAGATCACGGATGTGGTGTTGGACAAG CCCTGTGTACCTTCGCAGGCCAACAAGACCCCACTGCGGGCACTAGACCCCATCCGCCTCAGTGGCATGAACTGCAGTCCTGACTTCACCCCTTCCTTCGCCAACCTTGGCCGGCCTGTCATGGGCAACCGGGGCCTG CCTTCAGGGTTGGGTCCTCGCcgctcccagcagagccagaggaagGAACCCCGCAAAATCATTGCTGCTGTGTCCCTCAATGAGGATGTCAAACTAAACAAGGCCGAGAAGGCCTGGAAACCCAGCAGCAAGCGTGCCTCTGAGGAGGAGGATCCTGAGAACATTAAGACGCAG GAACTGCTCCGCCGTGTCCGCAGCATCCTCAACAAGCTGACGCCACAGATGTTCCAGCAGCTGATGAAGCAGGTGATGGAGTTGTCCATTGACACGGAGGAGCGACTCAAGGGTGTCATCGACCTCGTCTTCGAGAAGGCCATCTCGGAGCCAAACTTCTCTGTTGCCTATGCTAATATGTGCCGTTGCCTTATGGGG CTCAAGGTGCCCACAACAGACAAGCCCACAGTGACTGTGAACTTCCGCAAACTGCTGCTCAACCGCTGCCAGAAGGAGTTTGAGAAGGACAAGGACGATGATGAGATCTTTGAGAAGCGGCAGAAGGAAATGGACGACGCCAGTGCT CCCGAGGAGAAGGCACGCATGAAGGACGAGCTGGAGGAGGCGCGGGACAAGGCTCGAAGGCGATCCCTGGGTAACATCAAGTTCATTGGAGAACTCTTCAAACTGAAGATGTTGACAGAAGCCATCATGCATGACTGTGTGGTGAAGCTGCTCAAAAACCATGATGAGGAGTCTCTTGAGTGCCTTTGCCGCCTGCTTACCACTATTGGCAAGGACTTGGATTTTGAGAAGGCCAAG CCTAGAATGGACCAATACTTCAATCAGATGGAGAAGATCATCAAAGAGAAGAAGACATCATCCCGAATCCGTTTCATGCTGCAGGATGTGATTGACCTCAGACGG AATAGCTGGGTACCACGGCGAGGAGACCAGGGCCCCAAAACCATTGACCAGATCCACAAGGAAGCAGAAATGGAGGAGCATCGGGAACACATTAAAGTGCAGCAGCTCATGTCAAAGGATAAGAGGAGAGGACCCCCTGGGCCATCCTCCAGCA GTGGACGTGGGAGCCTAGTTGCAGATGATGGCTGGAACACGGTGCCTATCAGTAAGGGCAACCGACCCATTGACACCAGCCGGTTAACAAAGATCAccaag CCTGGATCCATTGACTCCAACAACCAGCTTTTTGCGCCGGGTGGGCGACTGAGCTGGGGCAAAGGTAGCAGTGGAGGATCTGGCACGAAGCCTGCAGATTCAG GGCGACCAGCCACGAGCACCTTGAACCGATTCTCAGCGCTCCAGCAGTCAACGCCAGCTGAGAGCATGGAGTCTCGCCATGTGGTACAGAG gagcagctccagccgtGACAGATCAgagaaggctggggacagaggagaCCGGGAGTCCCGtttagagaagggcagtgacCGCTTGGAGCGTCCTGACCGGGGGGAGCGAGCAGATAGGAACAGGTCTTCCTTCACCAAGAGGAGCTTCAGCAAAGAGACAGAGGACAGGAGCCGAGAACGAGAGAAGCAGACTGGCCCCGAGGCTGTGCGCAAGGCTGCTAGCATGACAGAGGAACGGGACAGGAGCCGAGAGGGCG TTAAGCAAGAGTCTGCATCTCCTGCAGCATCCCATAAGCCTGCACTGTcagaagaggagctggagaagaaatcCAAGGCGATCATAGAGGAGTACCTGCATATCAATGACATGAAG GAGGCCCTGCAATgtgtgcaggagctgggcagccccTCCTTGCTCTACATCTTCGTGCAGAACGGCATTGAGTCCACGCTGGAGAGGAGCACCATCTCCCGTGAGCACATGGGAGTCTTGCTGTGCCAGCTGGTGAAGGCAGGCACGCTCTCCAAGGAGCAGTACTACAAAGG gctgcggGAGATCCTAGAGATTGCAGAAGACATGGAAATTGACATCCCACACATATGGCTGTACCTGGCTGAGCTCATCACACCCATTCTGCAAGAGGAAGGCATCCCCATGGAGGAACTGTTCAG AGAAATAACAAAGCCTCTGGTGCCCATTGGGAAGGCCACCACGCTGCTGGTTGAGGTGCTGGGCTTGTTGTGCAAGAGCATG AGCCAGAAGACTGTAGGCAAGCTCTGGCGGGATGGAGGTCTGAGCTGGAAGGAATTCCTGCCTGAAGACCAGGATGTCAACAAATTTGTCACAGAGCAG AAATTGGAGTACACAATGGGGGACAGCTCAGACATGCCAAGCCACAAGGAGCTAACCTCAGAGGAGCTGTGCAAGCAAATGGATAAACTGCTGAAGGagaacccaaacaaccaaagaaTACACGATTGGATTGAG GCCAACCTGAGTGAGCAGCAAGTCTCATCCAACACGTTTATCAGGGCCCTGATGACATCTGTGTGCCACTCAGCCATCATCT TTGAGAACCCCTACCGCGTGGATGCCATGGTCATCCGCAGCcaagccaagctgctgcagaagtaCCTGCGGGATGAACAGAAGGAGCTCCAAGCACTCTATGCCCTGCAAGCATTGGTGTTGAAGTTGGATCAGCCTCCCA ACCTGCTGCGGATGTTCTTTGATGCCCTTTATGATGAGGACGTCATCAAGGAGGAGGCTTTCTACAAGTGGGAGTCCAGCAAGGACCCatctgagcagcagggcaaaggggTGGCTCTGAAATCAGTGACAGCCTTTTTCACCTGGCTTCGGGAAGCAGAGGATGAGTCCGACAACAACTAA